Part of the Passer domesticus isolate bPasDom1 chromosome 8, bPasDom1.hap1, whole genome shotgun sequence genome is shown below.
ttggcagacactggcacagcagcaggactctgctaccaggactgagcctggctgggtctggcatggagcttgtgtggagcaaagcaggcacaggacaggctgtggatggccaccagaatccagtgccctgggtacaatgtccctgagcagggagcacccagcccagccccagcctggcagcaggagacccactctgcctgtcccgctgctggcattgctcttcatgccaagatcatggcctcttcctcaccttcttaatcaatatccatgtcctcaatggactcttccatatccacatccataTCTTCTTGCTCatccatatccacatccatctcttcttcatcatccacatccacatccacatccatctcttcctctccagggtcttctccgtcgatttccatctcctcctccatatcaatctttgtatctacctccatctcctcctctctgtctgggacaggctgcagaggtAGCAgaacctcagagtggggtccctgtcccactccatccccacagagctccagcccacccgggcaggtgcggggtgtccacctccatggaatggcaccataccttcctcagaacaaaggggagcatcctgcagggctggatgaggAAATCCAGGCagtcaggagctgtcaggaatgatgggggtatcggggggataagaagagtgaaaggcgagggcaggagcaaggtgcagagcgtgtcaacacagcagccaagggttgtgttgtgccctttgctgggcgctggacgttccagctggagcgtgggctgtgacatcacagttcccaggctccatctgaagtggacagtggagaccatggaatgatggagtccctgaatggttgggcttggaagggagcctgaagaacaacatcttgttcccagctgagcagtcttcccccagagcaggctgctcagagccctgttcccaaggatggggcatgcacagcctctgtgcacagcctgggccagtgcctcaCCAATTTGAATCCACCCATGACTCGGTGTTACCACGC
Proteins encoded:
- the LOC135305669 gene encoding ribosomal RNA processing protein 1 homolog, translating into MLPFVLRKPVPDREEEMEVDTKIDMEEEMEIDGEDPGEEEMDVDVDVDDEEEMDVDMDEQEDMDVDMEESIEDMDID